From the genome of Branchiostoma floridae strain S238N-H82 chromosome 8, Bfl_VNyyK, whole genome shotgun sequence:
TGCAGCTACTGCGGGATAACCTCACGCTTTGGACGAGCGAGAATGAAGACACGGGGGACCAAGAGGACTagatcgcccccctccccatatcaAACATTTGAAACATACCCTGCAACCTTTGGAACTGTAATCTTGAGACTTTTTGAAACTGTCTTATCGCGTAGACGTCTTGGGTCAACGCTAACTTGTGTCTTGGGTGATTAACTTTATCACGCTTATGTTACCGCATAAGCAATTATGTGAATCATTGTTTAATCATATGAAATACATTCCGAACGCATTCCGAGTACTATATCATCTTCATACCTTCACGATCACAATGATCTCGcacaaaaatactttttctcTATCTCACTCTCTTTGCTTATCTGAAGTGAAACCCACTGTAGTTGCCATTTTGTCGGTGCAGTATGAGCATCAGCATCAATATGATTATCTTCACTGAACTATCGATAACCTTCAGTTTTAAGAGCAAACTGCTAACGGGAATACTATCAATGCATATATATGTTGCGAAAATTGCTAATGATGCTAAGATACAGTCAATCCAGTACGGTTTAGGGtgttacagaaaagaaacaagacGAAACGATCGTGTAACAAGAAAAGGTTGGCCGCCTATGTATGCCAAACGGTAAAAAGATTCAAAGAAATGAATGTTTCCTGATGATGTGTGGTCGTTTCATGGGTAACCTGTGTTAAACAGCGATGCCAGGGTCTGATGCATGGCCTCGACCCTCCTTGGTCATTCTGGCGGGCAGCTAGTAGTCCAGTAATTTGATGGGCTTCGTTTTGCTCGCCTAGGACCAATCCTATTCTACCTCCGTTCgcttcttttatcattttttttctgcgtGAAAACCATTGTTAGAACAAACCGGGAGCCAGAATAGAATGGTTGCCAGGCCATAGTTTTACGCATGGTCTATATCTGtaattgtgtttcattttcTGTAGACTGTTAGTTACAGTTGATTTATCATGCATACACTTGGTTTTGGTTTGCTGGTGTCAGGTCAGTTTTATGGGGGCATTGGCGTTGCTGATGATCCTGGAATAAAATTGCACAGCTCAGAAGCGATCCTTTACATATCCTCcacctatacatgtatattatccCTTCGTCTCTAGTTCCCCAAATGCAGTGAGGCATTCTCGCCAAAACGTGGATTAGCTCTAGGAtgttttgacgtctttttaaGCGTTTTTGTCAGGCTTCCTACTTTATCAAgttattttttctgtcccagATTCCATGTAGTCGATGACCAAGAACAGTCATGCATAAAGCCTTGTCGGCATGATGAGCTCTACAGACACATTCCGCACAAGCATCACCTGTGACCCCACCAAGCAATTGCTTCGGGGATGGTGAGGGACCGTCCGTTTGATTCCATGAATGGAGGAACAGATTGTACTCCGTGCCCTCTTCCAGTGCATTTGTATGAAACGTTGGTTTCCGGACGGTCCATGTTGTTCGATAATGGTGTCGAGTGTGATTTTGATACACACTGATATTGTGAAATGTCCCCCCATCCACCCAATATAGTGGACTTCCCATGCAAATGGCAACTGGTTTAACTCGTACTCGGTAATTGTATTCAAATCGGAGACCACTACTTACCTGCCCAGCACACAGCCTGTCCAGTGACCTAGCTGTCTTCAAAGCGAGCGCTACGGTGTAAATCCAGGCAAGCAACAGAAGGTAAGTTTTTGCCCAAATTCACATTTTCTGGCCACGTTTGTTTGCGAATATTCGATAgaaatgtgttgtttgtgtatAAGCGATATTTGAGGTTCCTCAGATGGTAAATTTGACGCCTCTGACACGTTAATGTCACCCAGCGTCCTCCAGCTGCCTGTCACACCCAAAATGTTCTAGCTCAAACATAGAACCGCACCACACCAAACGTCCTTTCCATGGTGGAAACgtcttgtaacgttatatccatttttcatgtatCAATACATAAGAGCGGGCGTATTTAGGACACGTTAGCACTGATTTTAAAACTAAACGCGTTATGAACTAACTTTTGATAAGTACAAAAACAGTGATACAAaggataagtacatgtatgtagaatgcagcatagagatagatagatagtcgACTTTATTGAATCCTCGCAGTGGCATACAGGGCACTGAATTACGATCAATATTACAAAATGACAAGGCATTCTGCCGAAATTACATCAAAATCATTGAATAAAAGTACAACTGACGATTAGATAGATAGAATTCGGCATATACAGATTCAAGTTAAAGATTTAGGAGTTAAAAGATTTTCAAACGTTAACATTGATGGCAATGGAGCTAAAGCGCAATCCAGATGTTCAAAAGTTTAGCTTTGAGATCAAAAGAGACATATGAAGTTTCATGCTATGCCTGATCACTCAAAATAAAAGGCATCGACATGTACATTTACTCAACCATTCCAAGCACTGTCTATCCGTCAGAAAGCACACTCACTTCGAGACATGAGGCCAGGATCCGTCGGTATCTGGGCATGGCACACCCAAAGTGAACACAAAGATGTCCACACGAGTagacaactactagtacttcagAACAAATTCCGTCACCAATAATTGCTGTAACCTGCATAATTGCAGGGCGTAAACAGGTTCTTCTGCTCCTTCCTACCACCATTGCTGCATTCCTTCATCTCCAGTCTTACCTACAGGAACAAAAAAGACCAAACTACTCTCTAACTAGAGAGTTGGCTGGTTCAATGATCTATGTATAGATACAGTTTTTCTTCATGGACACATGCaatttatgtaatagttgttggcATACATTTTGCCGGGTACAATAgacgtgcaataaagttcatccattcatttataCATAGCTGACCTGTTGTTGTTTCCAATACAGTTGTGTATAACTGACAACAGTGAAGATACGACAATGGCTGACAAGAACCTTCTGGTGGCGAAGGCCAGGGTACGTAGCGTTAAAATACGAGTGCTAGTGAGAAATGGGTGTGGAcaatattttcatttacatATGTAAGTAACGCAACATCTGCGAAATTACTACAAAACCCACACAAGTATCATTTTAGGCAGATAAGGTCATCATTTGTATGATTGATATCTATTGGCATTCATATCTTCCTCAGTTGAATATGTTATATATTTGAGACTCATGTCATCGATTATGCAAAGTACTTTTTGATTTGAATACCAAACGTACCATGTTGTAAAGCATTTCTTAAGCAATCTACATACCAACAATCATggtgatccgtcaaccctttcttgaattattctttgtCAACTCTAAAACAAGATTGACCCATGCAGTCCCAGAAAAATCGTCCCAAAACCTACACTCAAGACAAGAATCCTGACCATAGTATATCCAGAACACATGGGATATCAAATCAAAAGTTCAGCTGCCTAACAAGCCTGGAGGAAAATAATCCATAGCATTTTATTGTCTTACAATAAAGACCTACCCACTTACCaattatcaaaacaatccatccaagtGTTCTCCATTTATCTTTCCAACAAACAAAAGAAGTCAATAAAAGTGCATAACAGAGATTTGTTAACTTCATTTTGGTATGAGGCAAAGGATGTAAGGGTTGCAATTGATATTGACCAACAAATACAATAACACCTAGCTTTACAGAAATGGTGAATGAGAGATGTGACTGTATGACGGATGTGAAGTCTGCGGTTCTGATCACCTGTGATAATTGTTATACTTCTAAATTTAGATGACGGAACAAGCGGAACGCTGGGACGACATGGTGTTGTGTATGAAGGAGCTGGTGGAGCTGGACGTGGTCCTGACTGAGGAGGAGAGGAACCTGCTGTCCTCGGCCTACAAGAACACGGTGGGGGCCCGGAGGAACGCCTGGCGGGTCCTTACGGAAATGGAGCAGAGGACGACTGACAAAGGAAGAGATAACATTGAATTGGCGAAGGGCTCACGGGAGAAAGTGGAGACCGAGTTGAAGGAGATGTGCGGCGACGTCGTGTCGCTGCTCGACAAGTTCCTCATCCCCAGAGCCGACACGGCGGAGAGCGAAGTCTTCTACTGGAAGATGAAGGGAGACTACTTTCGGTACCAGGCGGAAATCAGCAAGGGCGACGAAGAGGGCATGGTGACGAAGGGCAAGAAGGTCCTGGAGTCCTACTGTAATGCTCAGGAGAAGGCTGCCCAGCTGCCCACAACACACCCCTTACGACTAAGATTGGCGCTAAACTTATCAGAGTTCCACTACGAGATCGGGAACCCTGAAGTAGCGTGCCGGCTGGCGAGGGAAGCTTTCGATGCCGCGATACCGGAGATGGACGGCCTGTATGAAGAGTCAACGTACAAAGACACCGAGCTCGTCATGCAGCTACTTCGGGATAACCTCACGCTTTGGTCGACCGAGGTTGAAGACAAACGGGAGTACTAGATTACCCTCTCCTCACATTTCAAACGCATTTGACACCTAGTCGGTTTATACCTTCTTGTATATCATGTTGAGTCCGAATGTTAACTTTTGGTTTACCTTTTATACCTATGAACCATCCCAAGAACACCCTATGCTTGCTCTCACACGACGatcgttcaattttgcccatcataatagtacatatatatgtataagtaTCTATAATGGTATAAACTTTTGTGGTGTAATGTTGATTTAACAGGAATGTGCTTGGTTTTGGTGTTGAGTACGAAATGTTGGTGTTTAGCCCGAGAGAATGTTTTCAATAAAGCGTTCTTTTCTGATATTTTAGTAAGACCAGTTTTACGAGGTACTGGGTCTGTTTTACacagagaggggggggggggtacaggATCTGttaaacagagagagagagttccCTTTGTGGTGTAATGTTCATTATCGGGAAGCTACTTGGTTTTGGTGTCCAGTCGGAAAAGTTGGTGTGTAGCCCGGGAGAAAGTTATCAATAAAGCGTTCTCTTCAGATACAACGTTGTCAACATCGTTTTTGAATTGTGACATTTATTTTCCGTCCACCCTCAACACCGGAATTACACTTGGAGGAGAGTGAAATTTTTCGtaatgaaatgtgttttgatCATTAAACATAGCAGATTGccatattttggcataaaattaTGTATATGGGTAAtagttttatttgcaagttcttgccagATGGCTAATTTTAACatggaacatacagaatatatagtaaacatacagggctaattgcaacatggagCATACAGCATATATGGTGaacatacagaaaatttagactttggtatagatagcaatggtgacaagtagaaacaagtgactattctagtaATGATATGGACTGCAGAGAGctactctgcaagcagaggttaggctccggctttttttaaacatttttgaaaacaaggttttgacaatacaatatacaatacaaaatagaaagcccgataaaaatgactttttaaaaacagccggagcttaacctctgcttggaaagtagctgagagctacaatctaagcattttgggtttgacttcttttgttaaagcagtggaagacggaGAAGGagaaatcaccaaaaaataccGATGACGATCCGGCCAGGCGGCCATGTTTTCTATCATTACAGctttacaatgtttgttttgcGGGGTCTGAGGAGTACATAACAAGACAGGTGAAGTCTAATGATATCAAGAATGTTTAGACGAGACGTGGATGTCACAGGTTGTTGCATTTAGGCATTAAATAATGTATTCATGGAAAAAGCAAGGAACAACAAATCACCAGAAAATCTGACTAAAAGACCCCGGCCCGTTTTGTCGCTAAGAAGCATGCGTCCCTGACTCCCTGACGTAATTTTGGGGGACAGGGGGTGGGCCATTGTAAAGAAAAGATTTGAGCATAGGGGAAAAATATATAGTTTTGGCTCCTGCGcctttgtatgaaaaccaaatgacctgaaattcggtatgAGGATGCGTAGAGTATGCGCCCACAGGTTCACAATTATGGTGTACTTTACCTCAAAAAGGTCAAATTCGGGATTTgggcaattttttttagtttctgtTGCATGAAAAAGcaaaagccaactgatctgaGATTTGGTATGGCCTTAACACTACTAGGAATGGAAAATGGGTCGcatagaccagtccattttgcatagataggggtgtactggaagagtcatTCTTGTATGGGGGGCAACTTAAAAAATAATCCCGTCTGGATGGGATGATGTTTTGGGAACTTGATCGTTATATTATGGCTgctatttgaattcttcatgTCTTCTCAATAGACAAGCACTTTCAGGGGGTGGAATCCCAGCCGTGGTTATAatttcttccaagccatcatcgaatgttgtggtgcatcttttacaaaacattacaggggttgcgGAAAAAAACCGTGATGTTGTccataatttgctccatataaAACTGTGAAGGCAAGCGACAGGTATTACAATGAGAACGCGGAAGAAACGATTGTAGACATTTTAGGCCAAGTAGTTGATATTTGGATAGTTTCTCCCAGATGTCGCATCCGATCGATCGAACAAACATCGAAAATCCTTAATGAGATACTAGTATGCCAGCCCGCCACCTTTGCAACACAATAATTGCTCACAAAACTGGTTTTACTAGCACCCCAGTAACCCTAATTATAAGGGCTTCATTCGCCTGGCTACTTTGTAAATCCAGCTGGCAACAAAACTCAAAAGGTACGTTTTTGCTCACGTTTTACATGTTATGGCCAGGTCTGTCAGCGAATGTTTAATGGAAATCTTTTGTACAATCTATGTTTGATTTATCTAAAAATATTAGATTTGACGACTCTGACACTTTCATGTCACCCGCCGTTCTCGTTGTCCTACCAGATGTTCTGTTACACCCGCTCGAAAGGAAACCCACACAAAAGTCAATACAGAACGTCCTACTCTATGGTGGAAAAGTTATATCCGTTCGTTTTGCATGTAttagtatatacaaatgtatctgggacgcataaacaatgattttaaagcTGAACACGTTGTCGTTCTAGTAATTCAGAACAAATTCCGTCGCTCATAATTGCTGTAGCCTACATAATTGCATGGCGTAAACAGGTTCTTCTGCCCCTTCCTACCACCATTGCTGCATTCCTTCACCTCCAATGTTACCTACAGGCGCAAGTAATCGGCCAGACCAAAAACTACTTTCTATTAAAGTGGGGAGTTGTTTGGTTTTTTACATCAAGTTATGGCCACGcccacagaagaagaagaagaactttattgcacgacaactgtagaggatacagtgtttggcaacttgtacatacaatacatacagaacagtttaactacatgagttactagtatctaaaaatctaaaaaaactAGAGGAGAACaaaggtgggggggggggacgtaAATGTTGCACGTTCTTTTGTGTCACACCTGGGTTCGATACGGGCGTTTCCTCCCGGCTCGTGTTTTACCTTAACGTGCCCAAGGTGTGACTCCCCAGGTGAAACGGGTATTTGCAGGTACTAGGGTCAGGCCCAGGGTAGCCTGCGTGTCACCATGGCGCCTTTTCTATGTACATATTACtgagctgttgttgttttcaatgcAGTTGTGTATCGCTGACAACACTCAGTGGACTGGACAATGGCTGACAGGGAAGATATGGTGTATCGGGCCAAGGTACGTAACTTTacaatgtgattgtgtgtgtgtatgcagtatgtgtgtgtgtgtgtgtgtgtgtttgtgtgtgtttgtgtgtgtgtgtgtgtgtgtgtgtgtgtgtgtgtgtgtgtgtgtgtgtgtgtgtg
Proteins encoded in this window:
- the LOC118420768 gene encoding 14-3-3 protein zeta/delta-like, with the protein product MADKNLLVAKARMTEQAERWDDMVLCMKELVELDVVLTEEERNLLSSAYKNTVGARRNAWRVLTEMEQRTTDKGRDNIELAKGSREKVETELKEMCGDVVSLLDKFLIPRADTAESEVFYWKMKGDYFRYQAEISKGDEEGMVTKGKKVLESYCNAQEKAAQLPTTHPLRLRLALNLSEFHYEIGNPEVACRLAREAFDAAIPEMDGLYEESTYKDTELVMQLLRDNLTLWSTEVEDKREY